Sequence from the Streptomyces sp. NBC_00440 genome:
CCTATGCTCACGGTCTGTGAACTCGTGGTCCCATGGCCCGACATCAGACATTTGAAGGTGTACTGACCGGTGCCGAGTGTGGCGCTCATCGTGCCGGTGGTGGCAGGACCCAGCGTCTCGATCTCGGCGACGATGGCCCCCGAGGCGTTGTCCAGGTTGATCTCGCCTGCCCGCCCGGACCGGTTGACCACCTGGAAGGTCTGCGCGCCGCTGTGCGCGCTGGACCACCCGGTCGCGCAGCCCGACGACGACACGGTGACCCGGGTGCCGGCCGCTGTGCTGCCGCCCGAGGGCAGCAACACCACGGCGCCCGCCGCCAGGAGAGCGGGCACCACCACGATCACGGTACCGACCGCCCAGGGGTTGCGGCGGCTCAGGAAGCCGGCGCGGTCCTGCGGGGCGGAGGGGCCGTCCGCGGGGACGGTCTGTGCCTGCGGGGCCGGAGCACCCGCCGGAGCCGGCTGTCCCGCAGCCGCAGGAGAGGAATTCGTCGCCGGGGCGGAGCCGGCGGTGGCGGGCGAACGCGCGGCCCTGACGAACAGCGTGACGGCGACACCCAGGTACACGGCCCACGCGACGACCTGGAGCACGGTCATCCGCGTGGTGAGCTCGGTCACGCCGGTGATGAGAGTGACCCACCACGAGCTGGTGGGGATGGTCCCGCTGACGTCGAACGCCAGCCAGGTGCGGCCGGGGAGCAGGCCGGCGTTCTGCAGCTCGCCGAGTCCGTACGCCAGCACGCCTGCGGTGATCACGAGCAGCGCGAGGGCCGTACGGGAGAAGAACACACCCAGGTTGATGCGGATCGCCCGGCGGAACAGCAGCCAGCACACCAGGCAGGCGAGCGCCAGCCCGAGACCGGCCCCGACGAGCGGGGACACTGTCTCGCCCGAGGCCCGGGCAGCCGTCCACAGGAACAGAGTGGTCTCCAGGCCCTCCCTGCCCACGGCGAGGAAGGCCGTGGCGGCGAGTGCGCCCGCCCCCACCTGCGAGGCAGCCGCCACCTTGGAGCGCAGTTCGCCCGACAGGCTCGCGGCGGTCTTCCGCATCCAGAAGACCATCCAGGTCACCAGGAACACCGCCAGGACACTGAGCAGGCCGCCCACCATCTCCTGGCCGCGGCTGGAGAGCACATCGGTGGAGAACGTCAGCACCGTCGCGAAGCTCGCCGCGACGGCCACCGCCCCGACCACACCCAGCCACACGGGCGCGGTGGACGCACGGCGGCCCTCGCCCGCGGTACGGCGCAGCGCGGCCAGCAGGATGCTGACCACCAGTCCCGCCTCAAGTCCCTCGCGCAACCCGATCAGCAGGTTGGGGAACGCGTCAGCCCAAGTCATACAAGTAAGGTAAGCCATGCCTCAGGGCTGGTGATCCCGGCCCCCACGTGCGGACGTGATCGAGCAACTGGGTCAGGCGAACAGTCCGGTGAGCATACGAGCGGGGTTCTGCCGGGTGAGGGTGTCGACCAGAGCGCGGTCGATTCCCCGTGCCACGAGCATTTCGGCGAAGACGGTGGGCACATAGATGAACCCGTTGCCGCCGTGCTGGGTCCACATCTGCTTGAGGAAGAGATCGTGGCTGAGCAGGAGTTGCCCGGCGTGGCCGTCGTCGATGTGGCGGGCGACTGCGTCCGCGGTGGCGGTGGACGCGGGCGACTCGCCCTCCTTGGGGAACGTGACGTCCATACCGATCATGTCGAATTCGAGCCATACGCCGCGATCC
This genomic interval carries:
- the efeU gene encoding iron uptake transporter permease EfeU; the encoded protein is MTWADAFPNLLIGLREGLEAGLVVSILLAALRRTAGEGRRASTAPVWLGVVGAVAVAASFATVLTFSTDVLSSRGQEMVGGLLSVLAVFLVTWMVFWMRKTAASLSGELRSKVAAASQVGAGALAATAFLAVGREGLETTLFLWTAARASGETVSPLVGAGLGLALACLVCWLLFRRAIRINLGVFFSRTALALLVITAGVLAYGLGELQNAGLLPGRTWLAFDVSGTIPTSSWWVTLITGVTELTTRMTVLQVVAWAVYLGVAVTLFVRAARSPATAGSAPATNSSPAAAGQPAPAGAPAPQAQTVPADGPSAPQDRAGFLSRRNPWAVGTVIVVVPALLAAGAVVLLPSGGSTAAGTRVTVSSSGCATGWSSAHSGAQTFQVVNRSGRAGEINLDNASGAIVAEIETLGPATTGTMSATLGTGQYTFKCLMSGHGTTSSQTVSIGAGSGSGGKAPVAVKRVSLADLKPATVQYRAYVAPKLATLAGQVATVRTDIAHHHLDTARKDWLPAQLTWDEVGAAYGSFGDLGDAIDGLPQGLPGGVHDKDFTGLHRLEYGLWHKAGTGELLPVADRLKTDVATLRKKLPQVTVDPTDLPLRSHEILEDALRDRLTGAADQGSGDMYAETEADIKGTRVVLDELAPLVKPRSPKLLPTAAAQLDSLESALRATRTHGGWQPFPDVPLAERQQVDARIGSVLETLASVPDLLEVPISR